The Muntiacus reevesi chromosome 7, mMunRee1.1, whole genome shotgun sequence genome includes a region encoding these proteins:
- the SIMC1 gene encoding SUMO-interacting motif-containing protein 1 isoform X3: MEDFIVISDDSDSESSGGTRSGRARRLRRALSRTPGSLPRRTVNKGQKLEPIPHRRLRMVANTIEENFPLGTVQFLMDFVSPQHYPPREIVAHIIQKILLSGSETVDVLKEAYMLLMKIQQLHPANAKTVEWDWKLLAYVMEEEGQNLPGRVFFLRYVVQTLEDDFQQILRRQRQHLQQAIASTVLSCDKQPHNVRDVIKWLIRAVTEDRLIQPPNENQTSPGKGILKTSSSHPSSQPNLTKNANQLIVCQLQRMLSIAVEVDRTPTCSSNKIAEMMFGFVLDIPERSQREMFFTTMESHLLRCKVLEIIFLHSCETPTRLPLSLAQALYFLNNSTSLLKCQSDKTQWQKWDELVEHLQFLLSSYQHVLREHLRSSVIDRKDLIIKRIKPKPQQGDDISVVDVEKQIEAFRSRLVHMLGEPLVPQLQDKVHLLKLLLFFAADLNPDSEAAP, from the exons aACAAGGGTCAAAAATTAGAACCTATCCCTCATCGAAGATTAAGGATGGTAGCAAACACCATTGAAGAAAACTTCCCCTTGGGGACTGTGCAGTTTCTGATGGACTTTGTATCACCCCAGCACTACCCACCCCGAGAAATTGTGGCTCACATCATCCAGAAAATCCTGCTCAGTGGCTCTGAGACTGTGGATGTTCTGAAGGAGGCCTACATGCTTCTCATGAAAATTCAACA GCTACATCCAGCTAATGCCAAGACGGTGGAGTGGGACTGGAAGCTGCTCGCTTATGTCATGGAGGAAGAG GGACAAAACCTGCCCGGGCGAGTCTTCTTTCTGCGTTACGTCGTACAGACCCTGGAAGATGATTTCCAGCAGATTCTGAGGAGGCAGCGACAGCACCTGCAGCAAGCCATTGCAAGCACCGTGCTGTCCTGCGACAAGCAGCCCCACAATGTCAG GGATGTCATCAAGTGGTTGATCAGAGCAGTAACTGAAGACAGATTAATCCAGCCCCCAAATGAGAATCAGACCTCTCCAGGAAAAGGAATCCTGAAGACCAGCAGTAGCCACCCTTCCTCCCAACCTAACCTGACAAAGAACGCCAATCAGCT GATTGTATGCCAGCTCCAGAGGATGCTGTCTATCGCTGTCGAGGTGGACAGGACCCCCACGTGCAGCTCCAATAAAATTGCCGAAATGATGTTTGGGTTTGTGCTGGACATTCCTGAGAGGAGTCAGAG AGAGATGTTCTTTACTACCATGGAAAGCCACCTTCTACGCTGCAAAGTGCTGGAAATCATATTTCTCCACAGCTGCGAGACGCCCACCCGCCTCCCCTTGTCTCTGGCCCAGGCCCTCTATTTCCTGAACAATTCCACATCACTGCTCAAGTGTCAG TCGGATAAAACCCAGTGGCAGAAATGGGATGAGCTGGTCGAGCACCTGCAGTTTCTGTTGTCCAGTTACCAGCATGTTTTAAGAG AGCACTTGCGGAGCTCAGTGATCGACCGGAAAGACTTAATAATCAAAAGAATCAAGCCCAAGCCCCAGCAGGGGGACGACATCTCGGTAGTGGACGTGGAGAAGCAGATCGAGGCCTTCCGCAGCCGCCTGGTCCACATGCTGGGAGAGCCGCTCGTCCCGCAGCTGCAGGACAAGGTGCACCTCCTCAAGCTCCTGCTCTTCTTTGCTGCGGACCTGAACCCCGACTCGGAGGCCGCCCCGTAG
- the SIMC1 gene encoding SUMO-interacting motif-containing protein 1 isoform X2: MEDFIVISDDSDSESSGGTRSGRARRLRRALSRTPGSLPRRTVDIIDLTRETRPRAKDRSGLCVIDLTGSEEENRPIATLDLTVEPVAPSQKEPASLQACASLSSKEITEGWVDRSSRPAARRIINSDPVDLDLLEETAFEGPQLPMSTSGDSFSPVEPNCSSAIFKGDLSFLANLQPSSNIHSLPQTSNNSSSSNQRIALPCPQQDVPYLPQALPCPLRASPCPPRASSCPPRALSCPSQAMQYQLQTLPRLPQEEPRPPQDMPCPQNVPGPQQEMPSPPHGSSWHPQRSPSPPQHSLGLPQDVPGPPQNASCLEDVAHLQDMPQSLGDMPQTPQDTPQSSGDMPQSPNDMPPSLVSMLQPPADTSQSPVNTPPSPGDARALPGDAPPSPASVPHSSRDVARLSGNVLHSPGDMSCLLEDTPPTVGPHLPKIRPACPQNHIQNHDTPMDVSAPSSPSSSPSPQSPELETSLEKVPWISATENPPRKERSLSEPVNPGCALMQAQIPQGGLYNRPCLHRLKYFLRPPVHHLFFQTLIPDKDTRENKGQKLEPIPHRRLRMVANTIEENFPLGTVQFLMDFVSPQHYPPREIVAHIIQKILLSGSETVDVLKEAYMLLMKIQQLHPANAKTVEWDWKLLAYVMEEEGQNLPGRVFFLRYVVQTLEDDFQQILRRQRQHLQQAIASTVLSCDKQPHNVRDVIKWLIRAVTEDRLIQPPNENQTSPGKGILKTSSSHPSSQPNLTKNANQLIVCQLQRMLSIAVEVDRTPTCSSNKIAEMMFGFVLDIPERSQREMFFTTMESHLLRCKVLEIIFLHSCETPTRLPLSLAQALYFLNNSTSLLKCQSDKTQWQKWDELVEHLQFLLSSYQHVLREHLRSSVIDRKDLIIKRIKPKPQQGDDISVVDVEKQIEAFRSRLVHMLGEPLVPQLQDKVHLLKLLLFFAADLNPDSEAAP; this comes from the exons GACATCATTGACTTAACTAGAGAAACCAGACCAAGGGCAAAGGATCGCAGTGGACTATGTGTGATTGACCTGACAGgatctgaagaagaaaatagacCTATTGCTACTCTTGACTTGACTGTAGAACCTGTTGCTCCTTCCCAGAAAGAGCCAGCCAGTCTTCAAGCATGTGCCAGCCTTTCCAGCAAAGAGATAACAGAAGGGTGGGTGGACAGAAGCTCTAGGCCTGCAGCACGGAGAATCATCAACAGTGATCCTGTAGATTTGGACCTTTTGGAAGAAACTGCATTTGAAGGTCCCCAGCTGCCCATGTCTACCAGTGGGGACTCTTTTTCCCCAGTAGAGCCAAACTGTAGCTCAGCCATATTCAAAGGTGACCTCAGCTTCTTGGCAAACCTACAACCCTCTTCAAATATTCACTCTCTCCCCCAAACCAGCAATAATAGTAGCAGTAGCAATCAAAGGATAGCCCTGCCATGCCCACAGCAAGATGTGCCATACCTACCGCAAGCCTTGCCATGCCCACTGCGAGCCTCACCTTGTCCACCTCGAGCCTCCTCATGCCCACCGCGAGCCTTGTCATGCCCGTCACAAGCCATGCAGTACCAGCTACAAACTTTACCTCGCCTGCCTCAAGAAGAGCCACGTCCTCCTCAAGACATGCCCTGCCCTCAGAATGTGCCAGGCCCCCAGCAGGAGATGCCAAGTCCACCTCATGGTTCATCATGGCATCCTCAGCGCTCACCAAGCCCACCTCAACACTCACTGGGCCTACCTCAAGATGTACCAGGTCCACCCCAGAATGCATCATGTCTGGAAGATGTGGCCCACCTGCAGGACATGCCACAGTCCCTGGGAGACATGCCACAGACACCACAAGATACGCCGCAGTCATCAGGAGACATGCCGCAGTCACCGAATGACATGCCCCCGTCCCTGGTCAGCATGCTGCAGCCACCAGCGGATACGTCACAGTCACCCGTCAACACACCACCGTCACCGGGAGATGCGCGAGCGTTACCAGGAGATGCCCCACCGTCACCAGCAAGTGTACCACACTCATCTAGAGACGTTGCACGCTTATCAGGAAACGTGCTGCATTCACCTGGGGACATGTCATGCTTGTTGGAAGACACGCCACCCACAGTTGGACCTCATTTACCAAAAATCAGGCCTGCCTGTCCCCAGAACCACATACAGAACCATGACACCCCTATGGATGTGTCGGCTCCATCCTCTCCAAGCTCCTCTCCCAGCCCACAGTCCCCAGAGCTTGAGACTTCCTTAGAGAAGGTTCCTTGGATCTCTGCCACAGAAAATCCACCCAGAAAAGAGAGATCGCTGTCAGAGCCTGTCAACCCCGGGTGTGCCCTGATGCAGGCACAGATACCGCAAGGCGGGTTGTACAACAGACCGTGCCTACATAGACTGAAGTACTTCTTACGCCCTCCGGTGCATCACCTCTTCTTCCAGACACTAATACCAGATAAAGACACAAGAGAG aACAAGGGTCAAAAATTAGAACCTATCCCTCATCGAAGATTAAGGATGGTAGCAAACACCATTGAAGAAAACTTCCCCTTGGGGACTGTGCAGTTTCTGATGGACTTTGTATCACCCCAGCACTACCCACCCCGAGAAATTGTGGCTCACATCATCCAGAAAATCCTGCTCAGTGGCTCTGAGACTGTGGATGTTCTGAAGGAGGCCTACATGCTTCTCATGAAAATTCAACA GCTACATCCAGCTAATGCCAAGACGGTGGAGTGGGACTGGAAGCTGCTCGCTTATGTCATGGAGGAAGAG GGACAAAACCTGCCCGGGCGAGTCTTCTTTCTGCGTTACGTCGTACAGACCCTGGAAGATGATTTCCAGCAGATTCTGAGGAGGCAGCGACAGCACCTGCAGCAAGCCATTGCAAGCACCGTGCTGTCCTGCGACAAGCAGCCCCACAATGTCAG GGATGTCATCAAGTGGTTGATCAGAGCAGTAACTGAAGACAGATTAATCCAGCCCCCAAATGAGAATCAGACCTCTCCAGGAAAAGGAATCCTGAAGACCAGCAGTAGCCACCCTTCCTCCCAACCTAACCTGACAAAGAACGCCAATCAGCT GATTGTATGCCAGCTCCAGAGGATGCTGTCTATCGCTGTCGAGGTGGACAGGACCCCCACGTGCAGCTCCAATAAAATTGCCGAAATGATGTTTGGGTTTGTGCTGGACATTCCTGAGAGGAGTCAGAG AGAGATGTTCTTTACTACCATGGAAAGCCACCTTCTACGCTGCAAAGTGCTGGAAATCATATTTCTCCACAGCTGCGAGACGCCCACCCGCCTCCCCTTGTCTCTGGCCCAGGCCCTCTATTTCCTGAACAATTCCACATCACTGCTCAAGTGTCAG TCGGATAAAACCCAGTGGCAGAAATGGGATGAGCTGGTCGAGCACCTGCAGTTTCTGTTGTCCAGTTACCAGCATGTTTTAAGAG AGCACTTGCGGAGCTCAGTGATCGACCGGAAAGACTTAATAATCAAAAGAATCAAGCCCAAGCCCCAGCAGGGGGACGACATCTCGGTAGTGGACGTGGAGAAGCAGATCGAGGCCTTCCGCAGCCGCCTGGTCCACATGCTGGGAGAGCCGCTCGTCCCGCAGCTGCAGGACAAGGTGCACCTCCTCAAGCTCCTGCTCTTCTTTGCTGCGGACCTGAACCCCGACTCGGAGGCCGCCCCGTAG
- the SIMC1 gene encoding SUMO-interacting motif-containing protein 1 isoform X1, producing MEDFIVISDDSDSESSGGTRSGRARRLRRALSRTPGSLPRRTVDKFLLEVRLLSLKDIIDLTRETRPRAKDRSGLCVIDLTGSEEENRPIATLDLTVEPVAPSQKEPASLQACASLSSKEITEGWVDRSSRPAARRIINSDPVDLDLLEETAFEGPQLPMSTSGDSFSPVEPNCSSAIFKGDLSFLANLQPSSNIHSLPQTSNNSSSSNQRIALPCPQQDVPYLPQALPCPLRASPCPPRASSCPPRALSCPSQAMQYQLQTLPRLPQEEPRPPQDMPCPQNVPGPQQEMPSPPHGSSWHPQRSPSPPQHSLGLPQDVPGPPQNASCLEDVAHLQDMPQSLGDMPQTPQDTPQSSGDMPQSPNDMPPSLVSMLQPPADTSQSPVNTPPSPGDARALPGDAPPSPASVPHSSRDVARLSGNVLHSPGDMSCLLEDTPPTVGPHLPKIRPACPQNHIQNHDTPMDVSAPSSPSSSPSPQSPELETSLEKVPWISATENPPRKERSLSEPVNPGCALMQAQIPQGGLYNRPCLHRLKYFLRPPVHHLFFQTLIPDKDTRENKGQKLEPIPHRRLRMVANTIEENFPLGTVQFLMDFVSPQHYPPREIVAHIIQKILLSGSETVDVLKEAYMLLMKIQQLHPANAKTVEWDWKLLAYVMEEEGQNLPGRVFFLRYVVQTLEDDFQQILRRQRQHLQQAIASTVLSCDKQPHNVRDVIKWLIRAVTEDRLIQPPNENQTSPGKGILKTSSSHPSSQPNLTKNANQLIVCQLQRMLSIAVEVDRTPTCSSNKIAEMMFGFVLDIPERSQREMFFTTMESHLLRCKVLEIIFLHSCETPTRLPLSLAQALYFLNNSTSLLKCQSDKTQWQKWDELVEHLQFLLSSYQHVLREHLRSSVIDRKDLIIKRIKPKPQQGDDISVVDVEKQIEAFRSRLVHMLGEPLVPQLQDKVHLLKLLLFFAADLNPDSEAAP from the exons GACATCATTGACTTAACTAGAGAAACCAGACCAAGGGCAAAGGATCGCAGTGGACTATGTGTGATTGACCTGACAGgatctgaagaagaaaatagacCTATTGCTACTCTTGACTTGACTGTAGAACCTGTTGCTCCTTCCCAGAAAGAGCCAGCCAGTCTTCAAGCATGTGCCAGCCTTTCCAGCAAAGAGATAACAGAAGGGTGGGTGGACAGAAGCTCTAGGCCTGCAGCACGGAGAATCATCAACAGTGATCCTGTAGATTTGGACCTTTTGGAAGAAACTGCATTTGAAGGTCCCCAGCTGCCCATGTCTACCAGTGGGGACTCTTTTTCCCCAGTAGAGCCAAACTGTAGCTCAGCCATATTCAAAGGTGACCTCAGCTTCTTGGCAAACCTACAACCCTCTTCAAATATTCACTCTCTCCCCCAAACCAGCAATAATAGTAGCAGTAGCAATCAAAGGATAGCCCTGCCATGCCCACAGCAAGATGTGCCATACCTACCGCAAGCCTTGCCATGCCCACTGCGAGCCTCACCTTGTCCACCTCGAGCCTCCTCATGCCCACCGCGAGCCTTGTCATGCCCGTCACAAGCCATGCAGTACCAGCTACAAACTTTACCTCGCCTGCCTCAAGAAGAGCCACGTCCTCCTCAAGACATGCCCTGCCCTCAGAATGTGCCAGGCCCCCAGCAGGAGATGCCAAGTCCACCTCATGGTTCATCATGGCATCCTCAGCGCTCACCAAGCCCACCTCAACACTCACTGGGCCTACCTCAAGATGTACCAGGTCCACCCCAGAATGCATCATGTCTGGAAGATGTGGCCCACCTGCAGGACATGCCACAGTCCCTGGGAGACATGCCACAGACACCACAAGATACGCCGCAGTCATCAGGAGACATGCCGCAGTCACCGAATGACATGCCCCCGTCCCTGGTCAGCATGCTGCAGCCACCAGCGGATACGTCACAGTCACCCGTCAACACACCACCGTCACCGGGAGATGCGCGAGCGTTACCAGGAGATGCCCCACCGTCACCAGCAAGTGTACCACACTCATCTAGAGACGTTGCACGCTTATCAGGAAACGTGCTGCATTCACCTGGGGACATGTCATGCTTGTTGGAAGACACGCCACCCACAGTTGGACCTCATTTACCAAAAATCAGGCCTGCCTGTCCCCAGAACCACATACAGAACCATGACACCCCTATGGATGTGTCGGCTCCATCCTCTCCAAGCTCCTCTCCCAGCCCACAGTCCCCAGAGCTTGAGACTTCCTTAGAGAAGGTTCCTTGGATCTCTGCCACAGAAAATCCACCCAGAAAAGAGAGATCGCTGTCAGAGCCTGTCAACCCCGGGTGTGCCCTGATGCAGGCACAGATACCGCAAGGCGGGTTGTACAACAGACCGTGCCTACATAGACTGAAGTACTTCTTACGCCCTCCGGTGCATCACCTCTTCTTCCAGACACTAATACCAGATAAAGACACAAGAGAG aACAAGGGTCAAAAATTAGAACCTATCCCTCATCGAAGATTAAGGATGGTAGCAAACACCATTGAAGAAAACTTCCCCTTGGGGACTGTGCAGTTTCTGATGGACTTTGTATCACCCCAGCACTACCCACCCCGAGAAATTGTGGCTCACATCATCCAGAAAATCCTGCTCAGTGGCTCTGAGACTGTGGATGTTCTGAAGGAGGCCTACATGCTTCTCATGAAAATTCAACA GCTACATCCAGCTAATGCCAAGACGGTGGAGTGGGACTGGAAGCTGCTCGCTTATGTCATGGAGGAAGAG GGACAAAACCTGCCCGGGCGAGTCTTCTTTCTGCGTTACGTCGTACAGACCCTGGAAGATGATTTCCAGCAGATTCTGAGGAGGCAGCGACAGCACCTGCAGCAAGCCATTGCAAGCACCGTGCTGTCCTGCGACAAGCAGCCCCACAATGTCAG GGATGTCATCAAGTGGTTGATCAGAGCAGTAACTGAAGACAGATTAATCCAGCCCCCAAATGAGAATCAGACCTCTCCAGGAAAAGGAATCCTGAAGACCAGCAGTAGCCACCCTTCCTCCCAACCTAACCTGACAAAGAACGCCAATCAGCT GATTGTATGCCAGCTCCAGAGGATGCTGTCTATCGCTGTCGAGGTGGACAGGACCCCCACGTGCAGCTCCAATAAAATTGCCGAAATGATGTTTGGGTTTGTGCTGGACATTCCTGAGAGGAGTCAGAG AGAGATGTTCTTTACTACCATGGAAAGCCACCTTCTACGCTGCAAAGTGCTGGAAATCATATTTCTCCACAGCTGCGAGACGCCCACCCGCCTCCCCTTGTCTCTGGCCCAGGCCCTCTATTTCCTGAACAATTCCACATCACTGCTCAAGTGTCAG TCGGATAAAACCCAGTGGCAGAAATGGGATGAGCTGGTCGAGCACCTGCAGTTTCTGTTGTCCAGTTACCAGCATGTTTTAAGAG AGCACTTGCGGAGCTCAGTGATCGACCGGAAAGACTTAATAATCAAAAGAATCAAGCCCAAGCCCCAGCAGGGGGACGACATCTCGGTAGTGGACGTGGAGAAGCAGATCGAGGCCTTCCGCAGCCGCCTGGTCCACATGCTGGGAGAGCCGCTCGTCCCGCAGCTGCAGGACAAGGTGCACCTCCTCAAGCTCCTGCTCTTCTTTGCTGCGGACCTGAACCCCGACTCGGAGGCCGCCCCGTAG